Below is a window of Candidatus Eisenbacteria bacterium DNA.
CTCGCAAGGCTGACAAGCGGGAGCAAGAGAGCTATTGGAGTTGATGCCATGAGAGCCCACTACGACTTCTCCAAGATGAAGGGGCGACGCAACCCTTACATCAAGTTGCTCAAGCAGGCTGTAACGATTCGTCTCGACCGAGACACCGTCGAGTACTTCAAGGCGCTGGCAGAGACGACAGGATTGCCGTACCAGAGCCTGATCAATCTGTATCTCCGGGACTGCGCCGTGCACCGTCGGAAGCTGTCCTTCCGGTGGGAACCTGAGGGTCGCCGAACAACCGCATGAAGCCGCCGGGCGGCGCGGGGCGAGCTCGGCGCGGTCGCGGGTCAATCGGGCGCCGCCCGCGGCTTATGCGGCGCGTTCTTTCGCGGTCTCATGGGCGAAACGACGCCCTCCGCCTCGCGGCCCCACGGGGGAGCCGAGCCGGGATGCGGCGTCGCCCTTGGCAGCCACCCTCCGGCCGGCGCGGCGCGCTCGCGCCCCGCCACCCGTTGATGGCCCTTTTCGCATCGATTCCCGCCTGCCCGCCATCCTGGTGAGCCTTCCTCCGCGTCGGGAAGCCAAACCGGCTTCCTGCCCCGGGATCCTTCGCCGGTCGGACCCCGGTAATTCCTCGGCCCGGGACGCCGGTGTCTTGAGGGAATCCGGCCGACCCGCGCTAGGAGCTGGGAGCGTCCTGGCGGAGAAGCTGCTGCATCAGGTCGATCAGCTCCCTTCTTCGAAAGGGCAGAGGGAGGAGCGTCAGTCCGGCGGCGTAGGAGGATGTTCCGGTCGGTTGAGAGGAGACGAGAACGATGGGCATGGCCTGATCGAGACTCCGGATCTGCAGCAGGAGGGACTCGAGATCAGCCCCCGCGAGGTCGGCGTCCAGAAGGCAAATGTCGCCCCCCCGCGTTCGCATGTCGGAGAGAAGCTCTCCGGCTCGAGCGCTCGCCGCGACCGCCGCGCCCTCTCTCTCAAGCGTCCGGCGGATCGCCTCCCGCAGGGCGCCGTCAGCGATGCCGATGACAGCCATGTGTCCGCGAAGCTTGGCGGTCATGCTCCCTCCCGACGTTCGAGTGTCGCAGGGGGCGTGCCAGACGGAGGTCGGGAGGACGAATATGTTGTCCTCCTGAGGATTGCAGCGGCTCGGCGCCCGTCGCCCTCGAGGCGATCGGGCTCGATCGTCCCACGCGGGGGATTCGCGCTCTGATCCGGGTGCCGCTCGCGGGACTCCCCCGCGCGCGAAGGCGGCTCAGCGATCCTCGACCGGACGATCCACAGGGCCCGCCGATTCCCCCGCGGAGTCGCCCTCGCCGGAGCCGGGCTCCTCCCGGATCGGGCCCTGAGGCTTGCCGGACGCGAGCTCGCCGAGCCTTCGATAGAGCGCGCTCCTCGAGAGACCGAGCAGGCGGGCCGCTTCCCGCTTGTCGTCGTCCACCGCCTCGAGAGTGGCCTGAATGATCTCTCGCTCTGCCCTCTCGAGCGGGGTGCCCACTGGGATCTGGACGGCCCGCGGTCGCTCCGGCCGCAGCTCGGCCGGGAGATGCTCGGGACCGATTTCCCCCCCGCGGCAGAGAATGAAGGCATGCTCGAGAACATGCTCCAGCTCGCGGACGTTGCCCGGCCACGAATAGGCCGCGAAGGCTCGCGCTACCCGGTCGGAGACGGGGGGAACCGGGCGCCCGTGCTCCCTGGAGAGGCGCTGGAGAAACGCCTCGGTCAGGATCGGCAGATCCTCGCGTCGCTCCCTGAGGGGAAGGATTCGGATCTCGATCACGCGCACCCTGTAGTAGAGATCCTCGCGAAACCTCTTCTCTTGCGACAGCCTCTTGAGGTCCTGATTGGTCGCCGCGATCACCCTCGCGCTCACCTTGCGCGTCTCCGAGGAACCGACGCGCTCGAACTCCCCCGCCTCGATGACGCGAAGCAGGCGGGCCTGGGCCGACCAGGACATCTCGGAGATCTCGTCCAGAAACAGGGTCCCGTGATCGGCGGCCTCGAAGCGCCCCTCCCTCGCTCTGTCGGCCCCCGTGAATGCGCCCTTCTCGTGTCCGAAGAGCTCCGACTCGATCAGATTCTCGGGCAGCCCGGCGCAGTTGACCTTGACAAGCCGCTTGGATGCCCGGGGGCTCTGCCTGTGGATCATCTCGGCGATGATCTCCTTGCCGGTGCCTGTTTCCCCCGTGATCAGGACCGTGCTCCTGGAAGGCGCCGCGAGCTCGATGAGCTCCTTGATGCGGCGGATCCCCTCGCTCACTCCCTCGAGCCTCGGTCCTTCCGTGCTTGTCTCGGAGTCCTCCGCCCGACGCACCCTGCGGACCTTCGCGAGGACGGAGCGGAGGACTCCCAGGCGAACCGGCTTCGACAGGTAGTCAAAGGCGCCGATGCGCATCGCTTCCACCGCCGTCTCGACAGTGGCGTGGCCTGTGATCATCACGAACGGGACGCGGATGCCCGCGGCCCGCAGCCGTCGCAGCAGCTCGAGCCCGTCGATCCTGGGCATGACCAGATCGGAGAGGACCAGGTCGTATGCCTGCCTCTTGATCAGTCGGAGAGCGCTCTCGCCGTCGGCGGCTTCCTCCACGGTCCAGCCGTCCCGTGTGGCGATGGCGACGAGGCTTTGGCGGGTGTCCGCGTCATCGTCGACAATCAGGATCCTCTCAGCCATCCCGGTCGGCTCCTTGCATCGGAAGCTCGATCCTGGCCTCCGCACCTCCCTCGGCGTGATTCCCGAGACTGATCCTGCCGCCGTGCGCGAGCACGATCTCCTGCACCAGGTGGAGCCCCAGTCCCGACCCTCCTCGCTTCGTCGTCGCGAAGATCTCGAACGCGCCCCCTCCACAGAGCTCGGGTGGCAGACCTGGACCGTTGTCGCGCAGACTGAGAATCAGAAGATCGCCCTCGACATCGGCGTGGATCAAAAGGAACGGGGATAGTCCATCGGGTATCGCGTCGAGCGAGTTCCCGGCGAGGTTGTGAAACACGCGCAGCATCTGGAGCGGGTCCAACCGCACCACCGCGTCCGGACGCCTGCATTCTACCCGCACCTCGCAGCCGGGCCGCTCGCCCTTGCCCCGAAGCTCGCTCTCGAGCGTGTCCAGGAAGTCTCCCAGCCGCAAGGAGGAAGGATGCGCCTTGATCGGACGGATCATGAGGAGATAGTCCTCCGCGAGTCCTTCGATCCTCTGGATCTCGCGGGCGAACGCGGCGAGGGACTCGCGCACGCGCGACGCGAGGGGCGCGTCCGCGCGATCGCCCGCCCGCTCGAGGAGCTCGTCGATCTCCTCCGAGAGGATCTCCGCCTGGAGAACGAGCACACCCAGAGGCGTGCGCAGCTCGTGAAAGACCTTTCCCACAACCATCCCCAGCGCGTTGAGGCGCTCCGCCTGCAGGAGCCTGTCCTGCATGGCAAGCTTCTCCGTCTGGTCGAGAATGACACTGCTGTAGCCGAGCGGGGCGCCGTCATGATCCCTGAGGAAGGACCGGCAGACCTCCACACGCACCCGCCGACCGTCCTTGGTCAGGTGTTGCGTCGGGAAGTAGAGAACCTGGTCGGACTCGAGAACGCGCCGCCTGATCTCCTTCGCATCGCTTTCCAGGAGGTCATCGGGGACCAAGCGCGCGTAGGGCTCGCCGACGATCTCATCGGCGCGGTAGCCGAGGAGCCTCTCGGCGCCCGCGCTCCAGAGGCGGATCCGGCGGTCGAGATCGGTGACCACCACGGCGGCTGCAAGCTGCCTGACAACGGCCTCGAAGTAGCCGGCGGCAATCCCTGCCGAGGAGGATCTCGAGGCCGGCGCGGGGATGTCCGCTCGTCGGTTGCCCGCGGGCTCCGAGCCACTGCCCGATTCCATGCCGGGGAGTCTAGCGAGCGTCGTTCGCGGAGGTCAATCGGACAGATCGCTGCGCGCGGTTCGCGGCCGCCGAGAGGATGCCGCCATCCGACCGCCCGATCAGAAGAGAAGAACGAGCTTCGTGCCGTCGGTCAGATTCGGCGCGAGGCTGCGGACGAGGGCGGGCTCCATCTCGATCTCCACCAGGAGCGATTCGCGGCGCTCCCGGCGAAGGGCCCATTCCGCCGTCCCCTTCTTCATCGACCTCCAGAAGGTCTTGAGGCTCAGGCGCCACCTCTCGCCCCTCGATTCGGGCGGGATGTTCCCGTGAAGCCCGATCACGAGGTTGCGCTCGAAAGTGAGCATCGCCAAGACCCGGGCGGTTCGGATCCGCTCGGCAAGGGCGCCGGTCGTGTCGGGGCTGCTCGCGACCGCGGCGCTGTCCTTGAGGGCGAGCGTGGGCACCTCCTCGAACCACTTCTCCTGCTGCAGCACGAAGGGGACTTCGCAGAAGGAGATCCTTGTCGTGTCGACCGAGATCTCCCTGGCGAGTCGGTTGAGAACGACGCGGCGCAGCGGGAACTTCGTGAGCGTGACCCCTTGAAGCTCGAGCCTGACCTCGCGAAGGGGGAGATCGAGGATCATGTATGGAAGCGGCTCCTTGCTGAGGGCGAGCCGCGCCTTGAGAACGGCATTCTCCGCGCGGTGCCGGAGCAGCTCTTCCAGGATGGTAGAGTCATCGGCCGTCGAGATCGCCGAGGGAATTGCCATCAGGCAGAGGATCGATAGGCCGGCTGCCGCCAGGCGACGCCGGTTATGGAAGCCCATCCCCCATCCTCTCAGAAGATGTAGATCGGGGTGCCGACGCGGGTCGACTCCCAGATCTGGGCGAGATCGGTGTCGCCTACCCGCACGCAGCCATGCGTGACGCTCTGCCCGAGGAATCTCTGGAAGAGCGTTCCGTGGATCAGGTAGCCGTCTCCGAAGTCGAGCCCGTAGTCGCCGAGAACCCCAGCCTCGTACCTCTCCGGGGCGGTCGGCCCGGGGATCGGTTCGCCTTCCTCGACGAACGCCCAGTCGGGCCGCACCCAAACGGGATTCTCCTTCCGATGCCGCACCTTGAAGACGCCGCGGGGAGTGGAGAAGAACCATGTCTTGCGACCATCCGGAGTGGTCAACTCGGTGTTGCTTCCCGTTGAGATGACTGCCTCGAGGAGCGTCTCGTTGCCCTTCCTGAGGTAGAGACGGTTCAGCGTCGTGTTGATGACGATGTATGGCTCCTTGGGGATCAGCTTATCGAGGCGCCCCTGGAGACGGCCGTTCTCCTTCTTGAGGGCGTCGATCCTCTTCTTGACGACCTTCGGATCGATCGCCGTCTGCCCCGCGTCGGCCGCGGCCGTGTCCTTGCCGCGGGGACAGCCTGAGACGAATGCCAGAGACAATACGCCTACCAGCAAGGCCGACAGGGCATACGGAGGACAAGGTCGGCAACTCTGTCTCATCGCGTTGGAACCACCCACTCGCACCCAGCCTACCATTCTTCCAGCAAGTAGAGGGCGGGCGGTTGGCTTGGGGCCGACACACCCGCCCTCGGGTACTGCTCGCAGGTACTTGAGACCCGGTCCGCTTTGGGAACGGGGACTAGGGCCGCTGCTACTTGCCGCCAGTCATCTTGTCGACGGCCGCCTGGACCTCAGTGCCCAGACTCCGAGCCTTCGACGCGGCCTCCTTGGCCATTCTGGCAGCCGGCTTGTACTTCTCTTGAGCCTGAGCCTGCCGCACGTTCTCGAGCGATGCCTCAGTCGCATCCAGCTCCGTCTTGATCTGCTCGATGGCCTGACGCGCCTCCTTGGCCCTCATCAGCCGCTTGCCGTGAGGACTATCCAGGAGCGTGCGGACATCCGCGATCGCCTGCTGCGCGTCAGCGAGACTCTTCTCCGCGTCCTGACGCGCGATCTCCTTGTTGCGAACAGCCGCCTCAGCCGCGGTGTTCCCCGCCGTCTGGGCAGAAAGAGCCTTCACCTTCGCAACCTTGTAGCTACGGAAGAGGGCAAACTTCGCACTCTGCCGATCCACCTCGTTCCTGGCGGCGGCAAGCGAATCCTCAGCGGCCTTCAGCTCAGGAGCCGCATACTCGGCAGCCTCCTTGACCTTGGCTTGATCGATCGCAGCCTGAGCCGCGGCCATCTCGGCCTCCGGCGGCTTTGCGCAAGAGGCAAGACCCAGAACGAGAAGGACCAGCACACCCGACCAAACCGCTAGCGTGAAACGCCGCGTACGCCGAACAGAACCGGTCATGATTCGAGACATCTCCTTTCGATCCTTCGCAGCAGACCCCCGCCACATCCCCTACGGATGCTGGTACCTGCCGAACACAAACTGACCCGGCCTGGACATATGCACAGGTCGTGCCAGAGAATGGACTCCGGAGCGGAGGCCGTCAAGCGATAAGTCCCGGCGGTTTGCGCGGGCCTCGAGCGGGGGGAGAAGGCCGGCCAGCGCCTTCGGCCATAGGATCTCCCCACTCTTGGGAATCCGGCTCCAGACGGAGTCCCATTATCGGGACGCGGGAGGATGATGCCCAGCGACACGAAATCTGCCGGGGAGCGTCCCGCCCCGATTCCGGCGGCCGCCTTCAGGAGAAAGCTCCTGCGATGGTACGACCGGAGCCGGCGCGATCTCCCCTGGCGTGGCGCGAAGGACCCCTACCGCATCCTCGTGTCGGAAGTGATGCTCCAGCAGACGAGGGTGGAGGTCGTGCGCGACCGCTACGGGCGATTCCTGCAGCGCTTCCCCGACATGCGGACGCTTGCCTCCGCGTCGGAGGACGATGTGCTCGCGGAGTGGTCGGGCCTCGGCTACTACCGGCGCGCGAGCAACCTCCGGGCCGCCGCCCGCGCGATCGTCGAGAAGCATGGGGGGCGATTCCCGTCATCGGAGTCGGATGCAGCCGCGCTCCCCGGGGTCGGCCCTTACACTGTGAGCGCGGTGCTGAGCATCGCCTACGACCTGCCGTCGGCAGCGGTGGACGGCAACGTCTCGCGGGTCCTCTCTCGCCTCGCGTTGTTGCCGGCCAGGCCACCGCATCACGTGCGGCGCGAGGCGGATCGATTGCTCTCCCGTGAGAGGCCGGGCGACGCGAACCAGGCGCTCATGGATCTTGGCGCGACGATCTGCGTCCCCCGCGGGCCGAGGTGCGCGGACTGCCCCCTGCGGGACATGTGCGGAGCCTTCAGATCGCGCCGAACGGACAACTTCCCGCCGGCCGAGAAGGGAACCGACACTGTCGACGAAGCCGCGACCCTCTGGATCGCGCACCGCCCCGGGGACGCGATCTGGCTCGAGCGGCGGAGGCAGAGGCCTCTCGTGGGGATGTGGATGCTGCCCTGGAGGGGCGAAGCCGCAGCCGCGCCCGGCGCCAGGTTCGTGGGGCCTCTCCATCACGCCATCATGAACCGCCGCTATCTCTGCCAGGTCTGGGACGCGGGCGACTCGCGCGAGAGAATCCCCGGACCGCGGGCCGGGCCTGGCCGCTGGGTCCGCGTCGACCAGATCGGGGATATTCCCCATTCCTCGCTTCTCGACAAAGCAGTCGATCTGTGGATGTCGAGGAGGGACCGGCTTCGCCTGGATCGCAGGGGACGTGGCCGCCCGCCGCGCCGCCGAGCCGTCACGCCTCTCGACCGGGAGGATCGAACAGGTCCGAAGGACGATTCGCGTTCCTCAAGCGTGCGGCGAGGTCAAACCCCTCAGGGAGATCCGCCGCCCTCAGGAGGCGAAGGGCGATGCGGTCGAGCATCTCCTGCATCGAGGCGCCGGGAGCCGCCCCTTCCAGCACCGGCAGAATCGAAAAGTGGTAGATGCCCGGGAAGGGATGCCGCAGGCCCTGTTCGTCCCCGTAGCAAGCGACCTGAATCACGGTAGTGTCGCCAGGATGCTCGGTCATTGCGTGAGCGGAGGCCGCTCCCGGCCCCCGATCCGCTCTGCTTCCTTCGGTCGCAAGCGCTACGTCGATCAGTGGCCTCAGG
It encodes the following:
- a CDS encoding BrnA antitoxin family protein, translating into MRAHYDFSKMKGRRNPYIKLLKQAVTIRLDRDTVEYFKALAETTGLPYQSLINLYLRDCAVHRRKLSFRWEPEGRRTTA
- a CDS encoding response regulator; this translates as MTAKLRGHMAVIGIADGALREAIRRTLEREGAAVAASARAGELLSDMRTRGGDICLLDADLAGADLESLLLQIRSLDQAMPIVLVSSQPTGTSSYAAGLTLLPLPFRRRELIDLMQQLLRQDAPSS
- a CDS encoding sigma-54-dependent Fis family transcriptional regulator, with the protein product MAERILIVDDDADTRQSLVAIATRDGWTVEEAADGESALRLIKRQAYDLVLSDLVMPRIDGLELLRRLRAAGIRVPFVMITGHATVETAVEAMRIGAFDYLSKPVRLGVLRSVLAKVRRVRRAEDSETSTEGPRLEGVSEGIRRIKELIELAAPSRSTVLITGETGTGKEIIAEMIHRQSPRASKRLVKVNCAGLPENLIESELFGHEKGAFTGADRAREGRFEAADHGTLFLDEISEMSWSAQARLLRVIEAGEFERVGSSETRKVSARVIAATNQDLKRLSQEKRFREDLYYRVRVIEIRILPLRERREDLPILTEAFLQRLSREHGRPVPPVSDRVARAFAAYSWPGNVRELEHVLEHAFILCRGGEIGPEHLPAELRPERPRAVQIPVGTPLERAEREIIQATLEAVDDDKREAARLLGLSRSALYRRLGELASGKPQGPIREEPGSGEGDSAGESAGPVDRPVEDR
- a CDS encoding PAS domain S-box protein, yielding MESGSGSEPAGNRRADIPAPASRSSSAGIAAGYFEAVVRQLAAAVVVTDLDRRIRLWSAGAERLLGYRADEIVGEPYARLVPDDLLESDAKEIRRRVLESDQVLYFPTQHLTKDGRRVRVEVCRSFLRDHDGAPLGYSSVILDQTEKLAMQDRLLQAERLNALGMVVGKVFHELRTPLGVLVLQAEILSEEIDELLERAGDRADAPLASRVRESLAAFAREIQRIEGLAEDYLLMIRPIKAHPSSLRLGDFLDTLESELRGKGERPGCEVRVECRRPDAVVRLDPLQMLRVFHNLAGNSLDAIPDGLSPFLLIHADVEGDLLILSLRDNGPGLPPELCGGGAFEIFATTKRGGSGLGLHLVQEIVLAHGGRISLGNHAEGGAEARIELPMQGADRDG
- a CDS encoding L,D-transpeptidase, producing MRQSCRPCPPYALSALLVGVLSLAFVSGCPRGKDTAAADAGQTAIDPKVVKKRIDALKKENGRLQGRLDKLIPKEPYIVINTTLNRLYLRKGNETLLEAVISTGSNTELTTPDGRKTWFFSTPRGVFKVRHRKENPVWVRPDWAFVEEGEPIPGPTAPERYEAGVLGDYGLDFGDGYLIHGTLFQRFLGQSVTHGCVRVGDTDLAQIWESTRVGTPIYIF
- a CDS encoding DUF4398 domain-containing protein yields the protein MWRGSAAKDRKEMSRIMTGSVRRTRRFTLAVWSGVLVLLVLGLASCAKPPEAEMAAAQAAIDQAKVKEAAEYAAPELKAAEDSLAAARNEVDRQSAKFALFRSYKVAKVKALSAQTAGNTAAEAAVRNKEIARQDAEKSLADAQQAIADVRTLLDSPHGKRLMRAKEARQAIEQIKTELDATEASLENVRQAQAQEKYKPAARMAKEAASKARSLGTEVQAAVDKMTGGK
- a CDS encoding A/G-specific adenine glycosylase, with the protein product MMPSDTKSAGERPAPIPAAAFRRKLLRWYDRSRRDLPWRGAKDPYRILVSEVMLQQTRVEVVRDRYGRFLQRFPDMRTLASASEDDVLAEWSGLGYYRRASNLRAAARAIVEKHGGRFPSSESDAAALPGVGPYTVSAVLSIAYDLPSAAVDGNVSRVLSRLALLPARPPHHVRREADRLLSRERPGDANQALMDLGATICVPRGPRCADCPLRDMCGAFRSRRTDNFPPAEKGTDTVDEAATLWIAHRPGDAIWLERRRQRPLVGMWMLPWRGEAAAAPGARFVGPLHHAIMNRRYLCQVWDAGDSRERIPGPRAGPGRWVRVDQIGDIPHSSLLDKAVDLWMSRRDRLRLDRRGRGRPPRRRAVTPLDREDRTGPKDDSRSSSVRRGQTPQGDPPPSGGEGRCGRASPASRRREPPLPAPAESKSGRCPGRDAAGPVRPRSKRPESR